The sequence GTCGTCATTTCAGCCGGAACCTACCTGATTTGCTACAAATATTTTGAGTGAGGGCTTGTTACTGATTTTGCAATTCTCTTTTCTGCCCTTAGGAAGCAGATGATCTATTATTAaatagataactttttaaaaaaaacgagTTGGTGCTATTTTTGTGTCATAAAAACCTTGATTATAATTCACATCACCAACAGtctattcacttttttaaaagatgaagttcacagcatattttctataaattcaatttaaagaaattttctaaAGTCTATTGAAACGTACaaaactttttaatgtatttttaattttctataattttctctttcagaatactatgtcaggggcacttgggtagttcagtcagttaagtgcctgactcttggtttcgtctcaggtcatgactcagggttgggagatcgagccacgtcgggctcccactcagcagcagcatctggttgagattctctctccctgcatgAGTGCACGCATGCTCTCtcaattaaaaatcttttaagatttatttttgttaaagattttatttatttattcatgagagacacagaaagagagaggcggagagacacaggcagagggagaagcaggctccaggcagggagcccaacatgggacttgatcccaggtctcctggaccaggccctgggccaaaggcagcgctaaaccgctgagccccccgggctgcccatcaattaaaaatctttatactTCAGAGACACGTACCCCTATCACTGTTctctaccttttttgtttttttaagatttctttttttattcatgagagacagagaggcagagacacaggcagagggagaagcaggctccccgcagggagcccgaccgactggatcctggaactccgggaccacaaccggagccaaaggcagacgctcaaccactgagccacccgggcgcccctgttCTCTATTGTGcaacctttaaaaaagttttaagtaatctctacaccctaagtggggcttgagctcacaacctcAAAATCAAGAATCCCACGCTCCACCATCTGAGCCAGTCCGGTGCCCCATCTCTGTGCAACTTTTCAACGTCAATGTCCAATTCCTGCTTCACAGAATGAAGACAGTGTCACATACGTGCAAATTTTTGACCGGTCTAGTGATGAAATTCTTCACAATTCCTCATGCACATTAGGCATTTGGGTTACCATCAAATAGTAGAAATGTTGCAAACTagaatatagttttaatttttttaatttaaatttagttaacacataatgtattcttggtttcagaggtagaggtcggCGATTCATCGGTCTtctagaacacccagtgctcactccGTCACGAGCCCTCCtcaatgtccatcatccagttaccgcATCCATCCACCCAAGATGGAATATATTCTTATACCTGTAACTTCCATGCAGATTTAGTAATCactaacctgttttttttttttttttttaaagagtgtccTGGAGCTAGAACTCCTACACCATACACTCCCCTGTGTCAAGTGTACACATCCGGTAGTGCTGTGATTGTGCGTCATGGGCCTGCTTCCTCCACCAGGTGGAGGGCTCCTGGAGGGACAGTCACTCTCAttcacttactgagcacctactgtgtactgCGGTGAGCAGGACAGAAGTCAGCCCACATTGTGGTGGGGGTAGGGTCGTGCCCActaataaaaatcatctttacGGACCACTTCTGTGCTGGGCCCAGAGATCCCAATGGGTGGCTGTGTCCTTGGGGCTGCAGGACAGATCAACAGTTCCCCCGGAGTTAACCCGAGCGGAAGGCAAGCCCCACTCCCGCCGCAGGGCTAACAGTAACCTGACCAGGTAAGCGCTGGCAAGTTGGGGCAGGGAGTCAGGTCTCAGCACCCGGCTGCCTACCCAGGGGCCTCCGCGGTCCATCCATCCAGCAACAGTGAAGGCCAAGTCCAATAGCAGAAGAGGTAGAAAGGGGAGTGAGCTGTGGGgtgctcccctttctccactttGGGGGCTGAAGGCCACATCCACGCTGTGGCTTAAACCCCAGGTTCACTGAATTAACCCAGGGGAACCCTCCTCCCCGGCTGGGAGGGTCTGGGGACACACATGCAGGACCCTTCCTGCTGCCACAGAGATCGCCACCtgcctgcttcccccaccccacccccaccccgccaggaCTCCGGGGACACGGGGACCAGGCTCTGCGCAAGGCCAAGGCGTCTGCACTCACGGCATCTCCGTAGTTACAGGCTAGGCCTCTTTGGGGGGGCCGGCCCGGCCTCCTGCTCCCCATGAGTGTCCAGAGGGACAATCCCTCCCGGACAAGGGCGAGTGACAAGTGCGGAGCCTGGGCCTGAAACCCAAATGCAGAACGCGGCCGCACACACGAGGCGGGAGGCAGGGCCTGAGGCCGCACCTGGAGGGCAGGCCCCACCCTCTGCAGCCACCCGACCCCCTGCACACCTGGCCGGcgccgtgggggtgggggtgggggtggggactggcGGACCCTCGGCCGCGGAGGACAAGCTCCTCCATTTACTTGGCCGTGACCGCGTCGTCCGCAGGGCGCTCCGGGGCCTGAGCCCTCCCAGCCGGGCCTTCCCGAAGGGGAGGGGACCGGAGCCCAGAGCCGTGAGGCGGGACACAAGGCGGGACACAGGCCGGGCACCGCAGCCGCCAGCCACCGCCTCCCGGGCCAGGGCCGCGCGCAGGGCTGTGCCGCTTGTCCCCAGCCATGGGCACGCGGGCTCCCGCCACCACGCGAGCGGGCCACCGGCGACCAGACGGGGCACAGGACGCCCCAACTGGCCCAGGCGGAGCCGgcgggatgggggaggggggggacagaGGCTCAGCCCGCCGGGGGTCGGATCGCGGGGCGGAAAGCTGCTGGGGCCCTCAAAGCCGGTTTTGCATCCTAAGTGCCCGACCCGGGATGGCCCAACCCGGCCCCACACGCAACGGGCGCTCAATGGCCGAGCCGACTCGCCCTGGCTGCCCCCCTGCACCTCAGACCCCCCCATGCTCTCCCCGTCGTGTCGTGTCCCCCCGACCCAGTCTCCCGCCGCCTCGGCCCTGCCCCACGACCCTGCCGTCAGCCTGACTTCTGGGGGCCCATCCTGGGAGCAGCCCAGACCCACAGCTCCAGGCCTGTGCACACACCTTCCCCTTCCTGACCCGCTCTGCCTCCAGGATTCTGCTCcactgggggcccctggggggctcagcctgttaagcatctgccttcagctcaggtcatgatcccagggtcctgggatagagccccacattgggctccctgcttggcggggagtctgcttctccctctgcctctgctgctccccctgcctgtgcccaTTGTCTCCTCTGtcatataaatacacaaaatctttaaaaaaggaaggaaggaaggaaggaaggaaggaaggaaggaaggaaggaaggaaggaaggaagggaaaagaaaaggaaaagaaaagaaaagaaaagagaaaagaaaagaaggaaaggaaagggggaaaagggggaaaggaaagggaaagggaaagggaaaggagaaaaaagaagagtctGCTCCAGGGCCCTCCTCCTCCGTGAAGCCTTCCCGGTCTCCTCCGGGTCAAAGCCCTTACCCCCAGGGCCCCGCAGCcgtcttccctccttccctccgtGCTGGCAAGGACAGGAGCCGGATCCCCCCAATCCCAGCCACCCAgtgaggcctgggcctgggcacGCTGCGCCCCGCAAATCTGAGCGGCACCTCACTGGGCTGTGGGCCCCCTGCGGGCAGAGGGCAGACCCCGCGGCTGAGCTCCCTCCGGCCCCCAGGGCAGAAGAGACTGGGAGAGCCTGAGACACGCTTCTCCCCCACCAGCCCTCGGGCCCCACAGGGTCATGGCCAACAAGAAAGTGGACTCAGAACAGGGTCTGGGAGGCAGTGAGGTTGGGGCTCAGAAGTGGAGCTCCGGGCTGAGCTGTCCTCCCcctgtcctccccctgcccttcccccggCCCTtgcacctcctccctcctgcctgcaaCACCTCCCACGCTCCCCCTGCTATCTCCTGCTCATCCTGcaggtcacctcctccaggaaggtcTCTGATCTGCAGGGCGATCTGGACGTGCCTCTCCTCCAGCTATAAATGATCAAAGCTGACCTTACGGCGCGCTCACTACGTTCAGGCTTCCGGGCTGACGTCCGCCGCTACTTACACCATCTTATAAGAACAATAAGAACATATGAACTGGGAACAGTgtcatcccatttcacagacgaggtaactgaggcacagagaagctgagATGCAGACCCAAGATCTGAACCTTAACTACTCTGCTTCTTCCTGACAACACGAGGCCGGGACCCTGTCATTCTCGCTGCTGCGTCCTCACCCCCAGCGATGGGGTCTGTTACCCAGGAGCAGGGGAGAAAACCCGAGGTCCCCCCGAGGCCGGGCGGCCCGCTTGGCCCTGCCACAGCCCGACCTCCGGGCCCCGACCTGGAAGCTGCTGCTCAGAGCAGCGCGGACCCCAGCACCtcggggaaggagcagaaggacgCCTCGCTGGCAGGGACCGTTTACTCGGCCGGCCGGGGTCAGCAGCAAGGTCCTGGGGTCACCCGGCTGCGGCCACGCCCCGCTCCGAGGAGTGTGCACGCAGGCGGACGGAGGGGGCCGGGGGTGCAGCTGCAACCCCTCCCTCGAGGCTCCCAAGGGACAGCAGCTTCAGACTAGGGGGTGTCCcaagggggcaggggctggcccTGGCGCCCCACTTCCTCCTCGCTCCCCGCAGAGTCCGGGTTCCTGGAAGCGGCGGCCAGGAGGTTTTGGAGGTGGGGACGCAGCTGGGCCGGGGCCTCCAGGTGCCCCCGGCTCCCTCCATGGCCCAGTCCGGGGGCAGCAGCGCCGGGCCGGCCCATACTTGTCCCCTCCTGGGAGTGGCCTCTGGAGGTCCTGGTcaactggggaggaggggctggcgCTCCGAGGAGGTGGCGGTATCCCTGTACACCAGGAACTGTATGGAGATCTGGAGGCGCCGATGTCAAGGCCAAACTGAGTGGAGGCTGGGATGGACGTACCCTGGGGGCCTCGGCTCCCTGGAGagctgctcccctctcccctccaccccgcaccctgcccccaccctgaggCCAAGGCCCCAAGCCGCAGCTGCAGCCCCCCCCCAAGGATCTCGAGGACAGCCTCTTCCCGGTTCCAGCCTACACTCCTCCAGCCTGGACGGGCTCatcaactccccccccccccccccccccgttcctcagggcctttgcacaagctgAGGCAAGGCCCCCCCTCcccgtcctcctcctcccaggagcACTTGCAGAGGCCTCGGCTGACCTTCTAAACCAAGACAGCCCCTGGTGTGACACAGGTTTCCCCCGAAGTGCTCAGTGCCACCGCCAAGAAGGGGGTGCCGACGGCCGCTTCACCGAGCTGGGAGCTCCCTGGGGTGCTGGGCACACGGACTCCCCTCTTGGATAGACGGAGGCTGCCAcctgccccccgctgcccccgaCCCCGGAGGATACGATGGTGTCGAGCAGCAGCACGCCCAGGCTGCCCACGAGCCAGGGCAGGTGGTGCAGCAGGTAGCTGCCCTCGCTCTGGCCCACCTCGGGGTTCTTGAGCAGCACGCTCAGCCCGTACAGCGTGTTCCCCAGCATCACCAGGGCGAACAGCGAGTAGGAGACGCCCTGCGTCGACTTCCTCAGGAACTGGGGGGAGGGAGGTCAGAGGCCTGGGCCGGGGCTCCTGCCACTCGGTCCGCCCCGTCACACCGTGCGCCCGAGCTGGCTTCCCGCCGTGGGCCCGCGTCCAGCATCCGCACTCCCACCACCCGGCCCAGGTCCCCGGGAGCCCGGCTGCCCCTCGCTGCCCCTCGCTGCCCCCCCgccactccctcctcccctcgGAGGGCTGCAGGCCGAGCCCCCCCGCACCTGCCGCTGCGCCCCAGTCCCGGAGGCAGACACGGAGGCCCGGGGGAGCcttccccgccccgcccgcccgagCTGGGCCCGGGCCTTCTGCACACAGAGCACGAGGTGAccgagccccccccgcccctgccccggcTCACGTTGGTGCGGATCTGAGGCAGCCGCGACAGCAGGTACAGCACGCTGGACACGGAGCCGATGACGAAGCCGATGATTTCCTGCTGAGTGAAGGGCTGAGAGGGCGGGGGTGCTCAGCGCCCACGAGGGGCCGGGGTGCACCGTGCCATCGGGCTCCCTCGCGGGGGGAGGCCCACCCGTGGCCGGCGGGGCCCCAGCCGCCACGTCACGCACCCCCCACTCACCTTGCTGCCCGGCTCCACGGACAGGAGCGTCCGGCCCCGGAAGACCTCGGCCGGGGCAGCCTCGGGGCCGGCGCGCCTCAGCAGCGGGGTGCCGCACGCCACCCCCGAGCTGACCAGGAGCGCCGCGTTGATGGGGGCAGACACTGCACCGGGGGAGGGAGCCAGGGTCGCACGGGGCAACAGCGACCAGGACGCAGGACACGCCCCAGCCCGCGCCCCAGCCCCTCGGGGCTACCTAGCCCGCCGTCCGCAGCAGCACCCTCCTCCAGGGCGGGGCGCCCACGCAGAAACAAACGCTCCCAGGCCGCCCCGCCCGCAAGTGACCCCGGCTGTCACCCCTGCTCAATCCCCGGGGTCACTGTGACCTGAGTCCTTGTCACCTCGGCTCCAAGCCCAGGTGAGGTCAGGTGAGGCCGGGGGAAGCCCACCTCCCCCGAGGCCCGGCCCTCCCGCcaccccgtccccgtccccggccACCCGCCCGGCCACCCGCACTCACACGCCGAGGGCCGTTTCTTAAACTTGTAATGAAAGTAGAGCGACAGCATGAGCAGGTCCGCCAGCACGTAGTACACGGCCGTGTAGGTCTGCGGGAAGCGGGGCTCAGGGCACCAGGCACGCAGCAGGCGGCCCGACCCACGACCCCGCCGCCCGGACCTCCTGGGGCCCCGTCTGGGTCCCCGTCCCCGAAGGACGCGGAGGGCCCGGCCTGCACGGACGGAGGGAGGTGGCGGGCGCGCCTCGGCGGGGCAGATGGGGCTCAGGGGTGAACTGAGGGTCCCGGCTGAGGCCTTCCCAGCGGGGAAGATGCGATGCTGGCCTGTGGTTCCCGGCACCTGCCACCCCGCCCCCCGAAGGCAAACCTTTCCTCCTCCAGGCCACCCCAACCCTGGCAGCTCAGCGGGGTGCCCAGCACCCCAGAGGCACCCTCTGGTTTGATGTGCTCGTTCTGCAGACGGGCGACAGGCCCGGAGAGGGTGTGGACCAGGGCTGCACGGCAGGAGCAATGGTCGGGGGCGGGATGCTCCTgccagctgccccccaccctcaccccccaccccccgcgggaCCCACCTGCAGGGGCAGCTGGTCGGCCAGGAAGGAGCCGATGAGGTTGCAGGAGTCTCCTCCGATCCAGCCCAAGAGGAACCACAGAGACAGCGCCTGGTCCATGTTGCCGGCCTTGCAGGCCTTGATGTACTGgctgcaggagaggaagaagacaggggctcaggggagggcagggctgcagcGGGGgaccgggggggtggggggggatgaaggcgtcgggggcggggggcacaggtggtcccctgggagcccagcctccctgcaggCAGAACCCCCAGGAGCCTCCCTGTGCCCTTCGCGGACGCTCACCGGGGGGGTTCTCTGCCAACCAGGGGTCTCTAGGGCATCAGATTCCCCTCCACAGCACCCCGGAGACTCCCCGGGGGCACCTGGAGTTTGGTGTCAGGACCCCACATTCACTCGCCTACACAGGGAGACAGGGGTTCAGACGACGGTGGCAGTGGCGGGAGCCAGGGCCTGGCCTGTGCTGTGTCCCGAGCGGCAGAGGAGAAGCTGGGCCAAACCACAGCCCGGTTCCTTCaaagggcagtggggagggcagggctgtgccCCCAGAGCTCATGCCCCGGTGGGCGGCTGGGACCCCCTGGTTACTTTCCCAAAGGCCCTCTCTTCAGACCTCCGGCCGGTGTCAGTGCGAGGTGACAGCACAGGTGACAGGCCTCAGCAGAATCCCGCGCCCTCGGTGCTGCTAACCTGCTGGCCCTGCAGAAGCCCCAGAGGGCAGCTCTAGTCCGTGTGGGACGGGCCAAGTCACGTCACTCGGGGCCTTGGCGCCAGCGTCACAGCCAGTGTCAGAGCCAGCCCCCAGGCTCTGGTCGCTCTGATCCTTTCTACAACTGCCATTTACTCTACATTTCTGTTTAATCGtctgtattgattttatttattattattattttaggggggcggcagagggaaagaaaaaaaatcttttctatttaaggtttatttgagggagagagagtgggggtgcgggtggtgggggatagagggggagagagtgagagactcccaagcagagtCAGTGCAGAGCACGGAGATGgacgtggggttcgatctcacgaccctgagaccataacctgagccgaaacccaAGAGTCGGCCGCTTAACCGATGGAGCCGCCGGGGTGCCCCTCGTCTGTGTGTATTTAAATTAAAGGACTAAAGAGCACCTCATCCCACCCATCACCCAAGTCAGAAGCCGAGAAGCCGGATATGGCCCCGGTTCTTCCCACGGCCACcctgccctctcttcctcctgtcGGGACCCACCCCTGCCCGTGCACCTGCCTGTCCCCCATCCGAGCCTGGCTCCCCCTGAATCTGTCCTCCCTCTCAAGGGCCCTTCTGAAACCCCAGGCTTGCCGAAGTCACTCGGATCCTTCTGCTGCTCTCCAGCGAGGGCCTGCATCCTCCTGAGCGTGTCCTCACAAGGCCCCCAGGGCCagctgtccctctgtcccccccctCCACCAGGActtatttccctttctccagaCTCTTCATCAGCAGCCAGACAGCtgactctctcctcttcctttttgtcttttgtggCTCAGGAAGTATCACTTCCTCCCCACGCCTTCTTGACACAAGCTCGCCCGTGTCCTCTACTTCCTCCTCTGTAACACGGGATGTCCTTGTCCCTCCCAGACgcaagctccctgaaggcaggaaGAGTGTCCAATGCAGGCCTGGCACCCAGAAGGTCCCTAAGTAAGGTCTAGCCTATGGCCCTTACAGCCCCTTGTAGCACACGTGACTTGGCAAGTCGTAGATTTCAGGGACCGTGACTGTGACACACCCAAGGAAGGCTGAGTCctaaggaggggcagaagaacaGGCACCTTCCTGCTGTCACCTGGGGCTCTCTCCCAGGCCTCTGATCCCCTCCCTGGTGAGCCAGCCGGCCTCAGGCAGGGCCAACATGATCTCAGCCAGCTCCCCAGGTAGCTCTAGAGATGCGCTCACTCTGGAACAGGGCGTCTCTCCATCAGCCTCTGTGAGTCACCCACACCTGTCCTGTCAGCCTGGAAGGGCCTCTCCAATGCCCCCGACAGCGCTGCTTGCTGGATGGCTTCCACGGCCTCCCGGCTGGTCCCCCTGCCTCCGGTCTCACTCCTTGTCCTACCAGTCCTTTTTCCCTGAGACTCCCAGACTGCCTTTTCAGGGTAGCCAGAATGGAAGCGCTGTAAACCCAAGGACGGCACCTATTTTTGTTTACTTGCAACCTGCCTACTACATACAGCACCTAGAACAAGCTCATTCAGCAAAACTGCCAAGTCCACAACAGGATACTAGGATAATTCAGCGGGGAGATGATGGTCTTTTAAACACATGGTACTGGGACAACTGGGTATCTCCAAGCTAAAGAACGAGATTGGACTCCTCCCCCATACCGTGCACAAAATACGACGCAAACTGTACCAAAGacccattaaaaagaaaaccacagggacgcctatgtggctcagcggttgagtgtctgccttcagctcagggcctggtcctgggatcttgggatcgagtgtCACACTGGGCAtcctgtggggaccctgcttctccctctgcctgtgtctctgcctctctgtgtctctcatgaataaataaataaaaatctttaaaaaaaaaaaagagagaagaaagaaagagaaagaaagaaagaaagaaagaaagaaagaaagaaagaaagaaagaaagaaagaaagaaagaaagaaagaaaatcacaggccCAAGGTGGAGTCACTTAGGCCAAATCACCAAACAGGGGCTTAAAAACTAACCTAATCATATTtcaacctcccccagaaatgtagtcttaatCGCTCAGGAATTTTCTGGTCAGTAGCAATGAGGTAATCTGTCCCATGTCACATGTCTCCACCCCCCACAAAGGAACATGACGTCACCTACCAAGACCCCCTGCAGGAAAGTGAGCTTGCAGGATCtaatcccttcttttttttctactaattCCTTGCCCCACTGtctttcctataaaaaccttccattttggaAGCTCCTTAGAACatctatttgcaaaaaaaaacaaaaaaaaaacatctatttgctgggcgcctgggtggttcagtcagtcagCTGTtggtcttcagctcaggtcatgatcccagggtctgagtcccccactgggttccctgctcagtggggagtctgcttctgcctctgcccctcaccctactcatgtgctcgctcgctcgctctctctctctctcgaaaaaacaaatctgttgaattttttaaagatctatttgcCGTGTAGGATGCTGCCCAATGGCTTAATAACCCAAACTGTGTCTTCAAATTTCACcagtggaattttgttttttaacagacctaaatttttttaaaatttatttatttatgatagtcacagagagagagagagagaggcagagacacaggcagagggagaagcaggctccatgcaccaggagcccaatgtgggattcgatcccaggtctccaggatcgcaccctgggccaaaggcaggcgccaaaccgctgcgccacccagggatcccaacagacCTAAATTTAAAACCTCCTCTATCATACTGTGattcataataagaaatataggggcgcacctgggtggctcagtcaattaagcatctgagtctttttttttttttttaaagattttatttatttattcatgagagacagagagaggcagagacacaggcagagggagaagcaggctccatgaagggagcctgatgtgggacttgatcctgggtctccaggatcaggccctgggctgaaggcggggctgaaccgctgagccacccaggctgcccagcatctgagtcttgattttggctcaggtcaggatctcagggtcctaagatggagcccgtcttgggctccacgctgggtgtggaacctgcttaagcatctctctccccctctgcccctcccctaaaaaaaaagaaaaaagaaaaaagaaaataaattggtcTTCACCCCATCCCTGGCATATTGCTAAGTAAAATTcctggaatttcctaagtgatttGAGCAATACAGGTGCCATtcgttatgttaatgaggtgccTTTTGGAACACCTCTGGGTCACCTCAAGATGAGGGCTGGTGGCTGTGATGTGACTAAACCATTGGTACTTTCACTCCCATTGCCCTGACCTCTGGGGAAGCGAGAGGGACTGGAGATGGGGTCCAGTCGCCAGCTGCCAATGATGTAACCAATCAGGCCTGTGCAGCGAAGCCTCCAGAACTCGAACAGacaggttcagagagcttccaggtcgGTGACCAGAGGACCCAGCAGCTCCAGGCCCCCGTCCGCATCCCCTGCCCTGGGCATCCCTGCCAgctggctgctccc comes from Canis lupus familiaris isolate Mischka breed German Shepherd chromosome 2, alternate assembly UU_Cfam_GSD_1.0, whole genome shotgun sequence and encodes:
- the SLC66A1 gene encoding lysosomal amino acid transporter 1 homolog isoform X2 encodes the protein MDQALSLWFLLGWIGGDSCNLIGSFLADQLPLQTYTAVYYVLADLLMLSLYFHYKFKKRPSALSAPINAALLVSSGVACGTPLLRRAGPEAAPAEVFRGRTLLSVEPGSKPFTQQEIIGFVIGSVSSVLYLLSRLPQIRTNFLRKSTQGVSYSLFALVMLGNTLYGLSVLLKNPEVGQSEGSYLLHHLPWLVGSLGVLLLDTIISIQFLVYRDTATSSERQPLLPS
- the SLC66A1 gene encoding lysosomal amino acid transporter 1 homolog isoform X1, whose amino-acid sequence is MVWKKVGSGNFSDCPNGSRPWIWDVFGECAQDGWDEASVGLGLISILCFAASTFPQYIKACKAGNMDQALSLWFLLGWIGGDSCNLIGSFLADQLPLQTYTAVYYVLADLLMLSLYFHYKFKKRPSALSAPINAALLVSSGVACGTPLLRRAGPEAAPAEVFRGRTLLSVEPGSKPFTQQEIIGFVIGSVSSVLYLLSRLPQIRTNFLRKSTQGVSYSLFALVMLGNTLYGLSVLLKNPEVGQSEGSYLLHHLPWLVGSLGVLLLDTIISIQFLVYRDTATSSERQPLLPS